The Deinococcus sp. KNUC1210 nucleotide sequence GCGACCAAGGTGCGCGGAGCGATGGGCGGCATGGACAACAACCAGGGGCGCAAGACGGTGCATCAGCGCGAGGGCCTGTCGCGGCGCTGGATCCTGAAGGCCTGCGAAGACAGCCTCAAGCGCCTCCAGACCGACCACATCGATCTGTATCAGGCGCACTGGGTCGATAACCAGACCCCTATCGAGGAAACGCTGTCGGCGTTCACCGAACTCGTGCAGCGCGGCTACGTGCGCTACATCGGCTGCTCGAACTACAGCGCGTGGCGTTTGATGCAGGCGCTGTGGACCAGTGACCGGAAGGGCCTGGAAAGCTATGTCAGCATTCAGCCGGAATACAGCCTGCTGTCGCCCACCCGCGCCAACTTCGAGCGCGAGCTGATGCCGCTGTGCGTGGAATACGGGATCGGCGTGGTGCCCTGGAGTCCGCTGGGCGGCGGCATGCTGACCGGCAAGTACAAGCGTGGGCAGCCGTTGCCCGAGAGCGTGCGGGCCGACGAGAATTCTTCGCGGCGGTTTTCCGATCAGAACTTCGATGTGGTGGACGCGCTGGAATCGGTGGCGACGCCGCTGGGTGCCAAGCCCGCCCAGGTCGCGCTGGCATGGATGCTGGCCCAGCCCGCCATGACCGCCCCGATCATCGGAGCGAACAACACCACGCAGCTTCAGGAACTGCTGGGAACCGTCGATGTGAAGCTCAGTGCCGACGATCTGGCGAAGATCAGCCGGGCAAGCGACTGGGAACGGGCGCGGACGGAACTGGAAAGTTAAGAAGAGTGATGCGGGGCGAGTGATGGGTGATGAGGCCAGTTTGTGGCTCTTCAGCACCCACATTCTCTAGAGTGCCGTCATGACTGTGCCTCCACCCTTCCTCGGAACACCGATTCCCGTTGCCCCCGTGCCGCTGTTTTCGCGCCGCCTGTCGCCCCAGGATGCCCGAGACCTGGGGCGCGAAGTGCTGCTGACCGATGGGCTGGGCGGCTTTGCCATGAGCAGTCCGGCGGGCGTGCCGACGCGCTGTTATTCCGGGCTGGCCCGCAGCCTGACCCCCCTGTGCAGCGGCACCTGATGTTTATTTCACCGCTGGAAACGCTGGAAGTGGCGGGCCACCGCTCGGAACTGCACGCCTTCGAGGTCGCGCCCGGCACCGTCGAGGGCGACGGCCTGAATCTGCTGTCACACGTCGATCTGAACGATCTGATTCCCACACGCGTGCAGCTTGCAGGCGGCGTGCAGGTGCAGCGAACGTGGTTCATGCCGCGCCACTCGGGGTCGCTGGTGCTGCTGTACGACCTCGACACCCAGCAGGACGCCACCCTGACGCTGGGCGCCCTGCTGACCCACCGTGACATGCACCATGTCTGCACCCAGACGCCTCGCCTGGAATTTCTGCCGGGCGGCCTGGAGATGAGCGTTGTCGGGGAGGGGGTGGACGCGCACTCGACGTCGCTGCGCCTGTATCCGCCCGAAGCGTCGCGGATTCAGGCGCTCGTGCCCCGGCCTGTGCCGCAGCGGGTTCATTTTCGTCTGGATACCGCCAGGGGTGCGCCCGATACCGAGCGGGCCGTGCGCACCGATGTGTGGGCGCTGCACCTGCCACCGGGCCGACACCGACTGGCGCTGGTGGTGGGCGACCCTGGCAGTGTCGGCAACCCCTGGAACGCCTACGCCGAAGAGATCGAGCGCCGCCGCCTGCTGATTCTGCGGGCCTTCTCGGTCTGTGGCGTGCAGGACAGCGTTACGGCCACGCTCGCCGTCAGCGCCGACAGCTTTCTGGTGTACCGCCAGTCCACGCAGGCCGTCAGCGTGATCGCCGGGTATCCGTGGTTTGCCGACTGGGGCCGCGACAGCATGATCGCCCTGACCGGCCTGACCCTGCTGACCGGTCGCCTGGACGATGCCCGCGCCCTGCTGAGCACCTATCTGGGCAGTCTGCGGCGCGGCCTGACCCCCAACAACTTTCACGACGATGGCAGCGGCGCAGATTACAACACCGTGGATGGTGCCCTGTGGCTGATCACGGCGCTTGAACGCTACGTGCGCCTCAGCGGCGACCGCGAGTTTGCCCAGACGCATCTGGAAACGGTGCGCGGCATCATCCGGGCTCATCTGGAAGGCACCGATCACGGTATCCGCGCCGATCCACAGGACGGGCTGCTGCTGGCAGGCGAAACGGGCGTGCAGCTCACCTGGATGGACGTGAAGATTCACGACTGGGTGGTGACGCCCCGGCACGGCAAGCCCGTCGAGATTCAGGCGCTGTGGCTGGCCGCCCTGAGCGTCGAGAGCCGCATGAGTGAGGCGCTGGGTCAGCCGCCCGCCTTTGCTGCGCTGCTGCTGCGGGCACGTCCCGCTTTTCTGCAACTGTGGAACCCCGACGATCAGTATTTCTATGACGTGCTGGCGGCAGACGGCACCCCAGATGCCTCGGTGCGCCCGAATGTCCTGCTTGCCCTGGCGCTGCCCGACACACCCGCCGTTCCCGCTCAGCTCGATGCCGCCCTGCTGACTGCCGGGCGCGAACTGCTGACCCCCCTGGGCCTGCGAACGCTCGCCCTCAGCGATCCGCGCTATCTGGGCAATTACGGTGGTTCTCAGCTCGTGCGCGACGCCGCCTATCACCAGGGCACCGTATGGCCCTGGCCGCTGGCCGCCTATACCGACCTGCTGCTGAAACGGGGCCGGGTGGCCGACGCACGGGCGGCTCTGGACGGTCTGGAAGCGCACCTGTGGGACGCCGGGTTGGGGTCGGTCAGCGAGGTGTTCAGCGGCAGCACGCTGCTTCCCGGCGGTTGCCCCTTTCAGGCATGGAGCGTGGCCGAACTGCTGCGGGCGCACGTGGCGGTGGCCCAGGCCGAAAAGGGCCGGGGAGACGCAGCCAGAGAGGAGAGAGGTTAGAGGAAGCGTTCAGCGGGTCTGACGGCTGGTGGCCTCCATGACCTGCTGGAACTGCTGCACACTTCCGTACAGGTGCGCCGTCCAGCCTGCTGTTCTGGCAGCCTCCACGTTCTCGGCCACGTCGTCCCAGAAGACGATGCTGGCTGCCGGAATACCCAGCGCTGCCGTCACCTGCGCGAAGTAGGCCGGGTGCGGTTTGCGGTGCCCGACGCTGGCGCTGGAGAACTCACCGTCCGTCACCTGCCCCAGGTTCATGTCGTCCAGCAGGTACTTCAGGCGGTGTCGCTCCTGATTGGTCGCCAGGAAGACAGGCCAGCCGGAGGAGCGCAGCTCTGTCAGGGCGTCGAGCAGAGGCAGGTTTGGACAGTTCTCGCTTTCGAACCAGTCGTTCAGAAAGCTGTCCGGAGAGCCCGCGTAGCCGATCTGCTTCAGCAGGGGCGGCAACAGCTCGCGCAGATCAGCCCGACCGGTGCTGGCCTCCAGGAACGGCCCGGCGAAAAAGGCCCGCACCGTCGCCGGGTGCCGCGTCATCAGTGCCGAGCCGAACATCTGCGGCGGCAGCACCAGCACGCCGTCTACGTCCATCAGCAGGGCGCGGCCCGCTTCAGCCGTCTTCACTGAAAGGGCTTGCCGTTGATGGTCGCCGCACCCTTGCTGAATTCCAGATGCGTCTTCAGGGTGTCGCCGCTGCGGGTAATCATGCCCTGTTCGATCAGCGGGTCAATCGACTGCGCGATGCCCTGCGCGGTGTCGTTGCCGCTGCTGCTCAGCAGTCCGGCGATTACCTGCTCTTTGCCCTCGATGTCGGCCGTCAGCTTCAGATTTTGCAGCAGACCCATCGCCTTCTCGGTGGCCTGATCGCTGGCTCCGGCATCAAAACTGCTGTCGAAGCTGCTGAGATCGATCTTCTGCCCGTCCACGATCTGTGCGCCCAGACTCAGTTTCAGCGGGCCGTCGGGCGTCTGCGCCGAAATCTCATCGAGAGCCAGTTTGGGATTGCCTGCCAGCAGCTTGCTCAGGCTGGGTTTGGCGTCGGTCCAGAGCTTGCGGTAGGTCTGGTCACTCACGGTTTCTCCGCTCTGCAACATCTTCTGGTAGTCGGGCTGCTGGAACACGGCGATCAGCGATTCCAGCGCGGCGCTGTTCAGCTGCCTGGCGCTGAGCTTCAGTAGCAGCTGACTGAACTTGGTGTCCTGATACGCGATTTCGGCCACGCTCGCCTGGGTGCTGCTCTCCAGATTCGCTCCCTGGGGGCCGGTGCGGGTGGTCACGTTCAGGCTCTTCATGCCGCCCAGCTTCTCCGGCAGTTCGATGCTGGCGATGGTGAAGCTCGATTGCCCCTGAGACAGCGATTTCAGGTACGGCTGCTGATCGACGGTGTAGCGCACGTCGCTGATTTTCAGCACACCCTGCGAGGGGTCGCCGTTGCCGGGGCCGATCACGCCGCTGGGCCAGACCAGCGATCCGCTCAGGCCGCGCCCGCCGTTGTTGGTCTGGAAGTGGGCGTCCAGAGCAGTCCAGGTGCCCTTCACGTCGCTGTCGGCATACTGCCCGGCAGGAACCATGAAGGTGGTGTCGGTGGTGCCGCCCAGACCCACCACCGTATGAATCACGGGCTTCTTGCCGCCCAGCGCCTTGTCGATGGCCGCCTGAGTCTTCGCGTCCCAGATGATTTCGCTGTCGATGACCGCCTGGGCCACCGTCTGAAATCCGGGCAGCGGGCCGTGTTTGATGTGATTGCGAACATGCAGATGATACGGAGCCAGTTTGTCGCTCAGCACGATATACAGGTCATCGGTGCTCTCGGTGAGGCCACGGGTGTACACGTGTTTCTCTACGCTGCCCAGCTTGTTGGCCTTCAGCGCGGTGTCGATGGTCTTGGCGGTGTCGTCGCTGAAATTCTGCGCCTGCCCCGCCGCGTACATGGTGCTTCCGGCCCAGGCAACGCCCAGCAGCAGCACCACCGTCACTCCTCCGATCAGCCAGCGGGGACGGACCGGGCGGCGCGGGGCGGGCGGAGTCGGGCCGTTCTGTGAATCATGAGGAAGCGTCATAGCCATACTGTAATCAATATTTCTCCGGTTGGCGTCAGTAAACGGCACAGGTGGGGTAAGCCAAATGGAGGATGACTGTGACTCGTCTCTCTCCTTAACAAAAGAGGCCCCGCACCATGAAGTGGGCGGGGCTGTCTGTGTTTTTTAGGAGCGGGGTGCCTGTTCTCAGCCCTGTGCGCCGAGCTGAACGCGCAGCGCCAGTGGCCCGCGCAGCACGAAATTGGGGCGATACTGCACCTGCTGTTCGGGTACCTGCATGGCCGGAAAGCGCTCGGCCAGGGTACGGAAGACCAGTTCGCCTTCCATGCGGGCCAGGCTCGCGCCCAGACAGTAATGCGGGCCGCTGGCAAAGGCCAGATGGCGGGCGGTATTGGGGCGGGCAGGATCGAGGCGCTCGGGGTCGGAAAACACGCGCTCGTCCCGGTTGGCCGCCGCCACGATCAGCGCGGCAAACGATCCGGCCCGCAGCGTCTGCCCGCCCACCACCAAGTCCTGTGCCAGCCCTCGCCCGGTTCGCTGCACAGGCGAGGTCACGCGCAGCAGTTCCTCGGTCATGCCGGGGGCCAGATCGGGATTCTGTGTTAGGGCGTTCCAGGCGTCCGGCTGGCGGGCCAGTGTCAGGATGCCCGAGGCGATCAGATTGGTGGTGGTTTCGTGGCCCGCCGCCAGCAGCAGTACGGCATTTGCCAGCAGTTCATCGCTGCTCAGCCGCTCGCCGCCGTCTTCCACGCCCGCCATCGCGCTCAGCAGGCCCGGCTGAGGACGCGCCCGCAGCTCGTCGGCCAGCCCCCGGAAATAGCGCCGCATCTCGATGGCGTCGGCTTCCACGCGCTCCATCACGTCGCTCTCGTTGTTGCCGCCCAGCAGTTCGGCAATGCTGCCCGACCACTGCCGAAACTTGGCTTCGTCGTCACCCGACAGCCCCAGCATTTCGGTGATGACGCCCACCGGAAGCGGCACCGCCAGATCTTCCACCGCATCGAAATCGGGTTTTTCTGCGGCGGCTTTCAACAGCCTGTCGAGGCGCGTCTGCACCAGTTCGCGCTGCTGGGCCACCACTCTGGGCGTGAAGGCCGCCTGTGCCAGCGAGCGCAGCCGGGTGTGCGAGGGGCCGTTATGAAAGAGCATCATCGGACGCAGCACCCGCATCGCCTCGGGAAAGGCGGTTTCGCTCTCTCCGGCAAAGCCCTGACCGCTCAGGGCTGCTGGCGAACGAAACACCGCGCTCGCCACCTCATGACTGAACACCAGCGTCATATTCCATTCCGGTACGTGCAGCAGGCCGTCGGTGCCGAGTTCCCGCCCCAGCGCCCTGGCCTGGGCATACAGCGGATACGGGTCGGTGATCGCCTGCGGGCTGAACAGCGCCTGCGCCGCTTCCAGCGCTGGAGTAGAAGCAATGGTCATGCCTCTATGGTAGCTGCCCAGATGAACCAAGTCTAAGATTCTGCCCTGAGTGACCTCCTCAGCGTGGTTGGGCCGCTGCCTGCTGCCCGCGAGCACTTCGCCCTGTACACTCGCCCCATGTCGAGTGTTCGTATCGGATACGGCGAGGATGCCCACCGCCTTGAGGCGGGCCGTGAGCTGTGGCTGGGCGGCCTGAAGGTGCCGGACGCCCCGGTTGGTGCAGTGGCCCATTCAGACGGCGACGCGGTGCTACACGCCGTTGCAGACGCGCTGCTGAGTGGGCTGGCGCTGGGCGATATCGGTCAGTATTTTCCCGACACCGACCCGGCGCACGCGGGTCTGGATTCGCGGGTGATTCTGCGGCGCTGTCTGGAACTGGTGCAGGAGCGCGGCTACCTGCCGCAGAACGTGGCGCTGGTGGTGACGCTGGACCGCCCGAAGCTGGGGCCGCTGCGCCAGCAGATCGCGCAGAGTGTCGCGGCGCTCCTGGCGCTGGACGAAGGCGCGGTGGGCGTGTCGTTCAAGACCTCGGAGGGGCTGGCTCCGGCGCATGTCCAGGTGCGCGTCACGGTGCTGCTGGCGGCCCATGACTGAGCCTGCTGCCCCGCTTCCCCTGCTGCACGTGGTGTTGTTCGAGCCGGAAAAGGCGGGCAACGTCGGCAACATCGCCCGGACGTGCGCGGTGCTGGGCGCACAGCTCCACCTGATCCGGCCCTTCGGCTTCCACCTGTCTGACCGGGAACTTCGGCGGGCCGGAATGGACTATCTGGAAGGCGTGACGCTGCACGAACACGCCAACTGGACGGCGTTTCAGCGCACCCTGCCCGCAGGCGCACGCGTCTGGGCCTTCTCGACGCACGCTACCGAACTGCACACGCGGGCAGGCTTCGTGCGCGGTGATTACCTGCTGTTCGGGCCGGAATCGCGCGGCCTCCCCGTCTGGTTGCGCGACGCCCTGCCGAAACTGAAGCTGCCGCAGCCGGGCGGAGGCCGCAGCCTGAACCTGTCGGTGGCGGCGGGGGTGGCGGCGTTCGAGGCGGGGCGGCAGATCGAGGGCTGGTAGACCGCGCCGCATTCAGGCCTGGGCAGCCAGTCTTCCTGTTCGCAGGGTGTGGCCGAATGCTGATGACCCTGGAAGGTTGAACGCCGTCAACCGTCGCCCCTGGACAAACGTCGAAGACCGGGCCACACTCTGCCCGCTGAACGGTTTTGACAGGGGAGCGCTGGCTCATCCCCCATCCCGGCGGCTGCGCTAGCCTGCACGCACCTCATGCCCCGTTTCCGCTCCCGCCTGCTGCTGACCGCCTCCTGCCTGCTTCTGTCCAGCGCCGCCTCTCAGGAAACTGAGCCTGCGCCTGCTGTTTCTGTGCCGGTGCAGGTGCCCGCGCTGCCGCCAGAACCCGCCCCTAGCCAGCCTGCTCCCGGCGTGCCGGTGCAGCCCGATTTGGCCGCGTCTCCGGCAGAGCCTGCTGCGCCCGCTGCCTCGAAGCTGCGCGGACTGTGGATGGACGCCTTCGGGCCGGGCCTCAAGACGCCGGAACAGGTGCAACAGGCCGTTGACGATGCCGCCGCGCTGGGCGTGAACGCGCTGTTCGTACAGGCGATCCGCCGCGCCGACTGCCTGTGTCGCCTGGGCAGCGTGCCCCCAGCGGCCGATATCGCGCCGAATTTCGATCCGCTGGCCCAGATCATCCAGCTGGCGCACGCACGCGGAATTCGGGTGCTGGCGTGGTACAGCGTGACCGGAGCCTGGAACGTGACGCTGCCCAGTGCAGGCAAAACCCAGGTCTTCGCGCAGCATGGCCCGGATGCGGGGGGCACGTCCTGGCTGGCCCGCCGCAGCGACGGAACGTGGCGCGACAACTCGGATGCGTGGCTCGATCCGGGCATTCCCGGGGCCGCAGACTACATGGCGACCTCGGCGCTGAATCTGGTCAAGCACTACGATCTCGACGGGCTGCAACTCGACCGTATCCGTTACCCCGACGGCGGCGACTGGGGCTACAGCCCGGTCACGCTGGCCCGCTACCGCAGCGAAACCGGCCAGAAAGGCACTCCCGCGCCGGGCGACGTGCGCTGGAAGACCTGGAAACGCGATCAGGTCACGGCGCTCACCCGCCGCATCGTGCTGGAGGCGCGCGCCGTCAGGCCAGGGCTGCTCATCAGCGCGGCGACCATCGTGTATGGCGATGGCCCCGCCGACCGCGCCGCCTTCCAGAACACCCGCACCTACGCCGAGGTTCTTCAGGACTGGCCCGGCTGGATGCAGGAAGGCCTGCTCGACGTGAACGTGATGATGAATTACAAGCGCGACGGCGTGAACGGGCAGGAGGGATGGTTCGACCGCTGGAACGCCTTTGCCGAGTCTGTGAAACAGGGCGACGAGGAGGTGGCAGCGGGCACGGCCATGTATCTGAATGCCCCCGGCGTGACCGCTGCGCAGGCTGCCCGCGCCACCGCGCAGGGGCTGGGCTGGGTCGGGTATTCGTACCGCACCCCCACCGCAGGCGTCTATAGCGCCGCGCAGACGCAGCCGCAGGGGTTCACCACACTCAAGGCTGCCCTCACCGCCCCCGGCGCGGTGCTGGGCCAGCCGCTCGCCTGGACTATGGCCGCCCCCGTCCGTCATGGGCTGCTGGGCCGGGTGGTCGGGGCGCTCCAGGCGGGAGGGCTGCGGGTCAGTGCTTACGACGCAGCCGGTACGCTCCTCGCCACCACCACCACCGACGCCAACGGGTATTACGGCTTTGCCGATCTGTCGCAGGCGGGCAGCGGCAAGGTCGAGGTCCGCGCCCTGGATCAGCGCTGGGCACAGGTGCTCGGTACAGGCGTGACGCGCTTTCCAAATCTGCTCGTGCGGGCAGTGGTCCGGGTCGGCTCGGGTCAGTAGGCAGTCGGACGCTTCAACACTGCCAACGGGCGGGGTCCAAGAACAGCAGTTCGCTGCCTTGGACCCCGCCCGTTCTTCGTTTTTGCCAGCGTCTGAAGCAGTCGGCAACCGGATTCGCCAGACCGTCCTGCTTCCGCCCTTACTTGAACAGCGGCAGATGCCCCAGCGCCGTGACTTCCGGCCTTTCCTGCCCCTCGGTAAAGACCGCGACCACCGCCGCGACTTCGCCGCCCACGCCCTCGATAATCTGGCGCAGGCTCGCGAGCGTGCCGCCGCTGCTGACCACGTCGTCGACGATGGCGACCTTCTTGCCGCGAATCTTTTCCACGTCCATGCCGTCCAGCACCAGCAGTTGCGGTTTGCCGGTGGTGATGCTGATCACTTCGCGGGCCACCGGGCTGACCATGTAGGGCTTCTGGGTCTTGCGAATGACGATATAGGGCTTACCACTCTCGCGGCTCAGGACGTGCGCCAGCGACAGCGCCTTGACTTCGGGCGTGACCAGCACATCGATGTCTGCGGGCAGCAGCCGCGCCAGTTCGGCTCCGGCGGCCTCAGTCACTTCGGTGTCACCCAGCATGTTGAACAGCGCAATCGACACGCCAGGAGCAACTTCGACGATAGGCAGGACGCGCTTGACACTGCCCACTTGGACTTCAAATGTGTTCACGGTCAGGTATTGTACCGCCTTCGGTCCGTGGCGGTGGCCCGCACCGGTCGCTTCAGTCCACGACCGTGAAGCCCAGCTTTTCCGCCTGCTCCACGAAGAAGTTGATGTTTTCGCTCAGGGTCTGTGGACCCAGGCTTTTGCGGTCGTATTCGCCCGTCGCGGCGATAATCAGGGTTTCGGCAAGGCAGGCCGGAACCGCGCCTTCTCCAAACTTGATGTCGAGACGGGTTTTCATGCTGCCGGGGGGGCGCACCACGCCGCCGGGAATCACGCGTACACCCTCGATGCGCTCCACGCTCTCATCCACGTCGGCGGGGCGGCCCTCGTCGAAGATCCAGGTGCCGGGCTTGACGTGCTGCGGAAAGATCACCGGATTGGGATCGCTCGTGGCCGTGAAGATCAGCTCGGCGTCTCGCAGTGAGTCGTAACTGGTGGTGGTCACGATCTCGGTGCCCGGATTGGCCCGGCGCAGGGTCCCCGCGCTGCGGTCCAGTCGTTCCAGATCGCGGCCCACCATGATGATGCGGCCCACCTGCGGCGCGATGGTGCGGGCGATGCCGAAGGCGACCACGCCGTTTGCGCCGACCACTGCTGCCGTGGCCTGCTTCAGGTCGCGCCCGGTGTCTGCGAAGTGCTTCAGAATGCCGGGAATGGCGGCCTTGATGGTGCCGCTGGTGTACGCGCCGCCGTTGGTGACCGCGATGGTGGGCACAGCGGCCTGCACGTCCATGCCCTTGTTGCCCACCACGCTCCAGAACGCGCCCAGGCCGAACACCGACGCGCCCAGTTCCTGTGCCAGCCTTGCACCCTCGATGGCCCGGCGCGTCGCCAGCGCCGGATTGTCGCGGAAGACGTCGGGCAGCAGCGGGCTGGACAGCAGGTACATGCGGATCTGCTTGCCCCCCTGCGTCTGGATGCCGGTCAGTTCTCCCACCTTCATGGGGCGCAGGCTCTCGGCCAGCTGGCGCACGGTGGCCTCGCTGATGATGCCGCGCTCGACCAGCCCTTTCATCCAGGCAAAGCGCCGCGTCTGCCAGAAGTCGGCCAGCGTCAGCGGGTGAATCATGAAGGCGGCCACCACCACGTCGGCCTGTTTGCCCTGCATCGGCACGTCGTCGCCCAGTCTGGGCTCGGTGCCGTCCAGTACCCGCCCGATATTTTCCTTGAAGCGCCACGCGGCAGCCAGCAGCAGCCCCAGCGCAGCGATCTTGGCGGCTGGCCCCAGCGGGCTGAGCGCGATCAGCAGGGCGAAGGCCAGCAGGCCCAGCAGCGTTGCCAGACTGACAAAGCCGCTGAGGCCCAGGGTCGCGGCGTAGATCGCCAGTGGCAGCAGCGTCAGCCAGTAGCTCAGGCCCGCTGCCACGCTCAGCCCCGCCATCACGCCCAGCAGCAGCAGATTGCCGCGCCCACGGGGCAGGGTGTCGCCGTACAGGAAGCGCGGCGGATTTAGGTGGCCCAGATAGGCTGCCAGCCCCGCCAGCACACACAGCTCGGTGACGTAGCTGCTGCCAGTGCCGACGGCGCTCAGACTGCTCGCCATCAGCACCGCCAGAAAGCCCTTGGAGGCGTCGAGGCCAGCGCTCAGCAGGGCAGAGGTCGGCCCCACGCGCCGCAGCACGTTCTCGACGCCCAGGTTATAGGTGCTGAGCATCCGGGTATCCAGCCCCAGCCGCGCAAGCAGCCAGTGGCCCAGCGGCAGGCTGCCCACCAGAAATGCCAGCACGATCAGCACGAGAGAGAAAAAGCATGGGCTGAGTATAAGGAGGGAAGCAGAGGACGGCAGTGAGGAGCCACGTTGCGAACTCTGGTTCGACAGGACGGGGCCCGTATTACTTCAGATACGCGCCCACCCAGTCCAGATATTCCTGAAGCCGCCGGACCCGGCGGTCCGGGCGACCTGAGCGGCTCAGTTCGTGGTCTTCGCCGGGGAAGCGCACGAAGCGCGAGGGAACACCGTGCAGTTGCAGCGCCGTGAACCACTGCTCGCCCTGTTCGACGGGACAGCGCAGGTCTTCCAGACTGTGAATGATCAGGGTGGGCGTGCGGACCTGCTCGACGAACTGAAGCGGGCTCATCTCCCAGAGCCTGGCGGTATCGGCGCGGCGGTGGAAATTGCCGCCCAGTTCGTCGTCCCAGAATCTCATGCCGATATCCGAAGTGCCGCCGAACGAGAGCAGATTGCAGATGCTGCGGTCGGTCACGGCGACCTGAAAGCGGTCGGTCTGCGAGGTGATCCAGTTCGTCATGAAGCCGCCGTAGCTGCCGCCCATGATGCCCGTCCGGGTTGCGTCCAGCCGGGGAAACTGCGTCAGGCAGGCATCGAAGAAGGTCAGGAGATCCTGCATGTCGATGCTGCCCCAGCGCCCGTGAATATCCTCGCTCCAGGCCTGCCCGTAGCCCACCGACCCACGCGGATTGCTGTAGCACACGCTGTAGCCCGCAGCGGCATAGAGCTGAAATTCGTGCATGAAGCCGTGCCCGTAAGCGGTGTGTGGCCCGCCGTGAATGTTCAGCAGCGCGGGTACGGTCTGTGTTCCGGTGGGCAGCAGCACCCAGCCTTCTCCCTCGCCCAGTTCGGTGTCAAAGGCGACGCGGGTCGCGGGAACGGGTACGAAGGGGAGCTGGGCGGCATGGTCGGTCACGCATACGCCGTTCAGATAAACCTCGGTGGGCTGCGTCACGCTCTCGCTGATGCAGGCCAGTCCGTGCGCGTTCAGGCTGAAGGCCGCCGTCACGCGCTCGGGGTCGTGCAGGCGGGGCGAGACCGTGCCGCCCAGCTGAAGATCGAACAGCCCCGCGCTGCCGCCCACGGTGTACAGCAGACTGAGGGTCTGCTCGTCTGCCCAGGTCGGGCGGTCTGGAAAGCTGCCCACGTGCAGGTCGCCCGCCACGATACTCCCCGCCGGGAAGTCCCAGGCGGCGTCCAGCCGCTGTCCCTCGCCGCTGGCACCGAACAGGAACACGTGGTTGTCTTCGGTATTGAGCCTGCTGGCCGGGCGACCGATGCCCGCAAAGCGCACGCCGTCCGGGTGCGGGGCCAGCTGTCCAATCGGGGCGGCCCAGCGGGTGAGCTGACGCGGCTCGCCTTCCAGCGGCAGCTCGAAGACCTCCTGCCGCCAGCAGGCCGCATCGAGCTGACTGAGGCTGCTGACGAACAGCACACCGCCCGCCTGGGGCCGCCAAGCATAGTCACTGATGTCGTATTCGGGGGCGTGCCAGAGCCTGGTTTCACCGCTGCTCAGGTCGTGCAGATACAGGGCGGCAGGGCGTGGCGGCAACATTCCCACCCCGTTGAAGCGGTAACGCAGCGACGTGATGGCACGCGCCTCGCCGCGTTCGTCGCGTTTGTCTTCGGTGTCGCCCTGGCTCAGAAAGCTGAGGTAGCGTCCATCGGGGCTGAAGGCCAGATTCGACACGCCGTTCCGGAAGCGGGTCAGTTGCCGCGCCTCGCCGCCGTTCAGGGGCAGCAGGTACACCTGGGGTTTGCCCGCGCTGCCCGTGCCCGAGGAGCGGTTGCTCAGAAAGGCCAGCGACGTGCCGTCGGGCGACCAGCGCGGCGAACTGTCCCTGCTCTCACCGCTCGTCAGGTCGCGGGCCGGGCCGCCTTCCGAGAGCTGAATGCGGCTGCGATAACGCGGAGCGCTGCCCTCGTCTGAGCCGGGCGTATCGGCGTGTTCATCCTCGATTCTGGTCAGGACGAAGGCCACCCGTGAGCCGTCGGGCGAGAGCTGCGGATCGGAGGGAAACTTCAGGGCGTACAGGCTTTCCGGCATGACGACGGAAGTCGAAGCAGAGGTGGACACAGGCCGGTCGGACGCGAGACCCTCGAAACTGTCAGGCATGCTGCGGTTGTAGCACGCCAGCACAGCCCGGACACTTCATTCTTCAGCAGGCATTCGGCTCAGGGAGCGGGGTCGAGGCAGGCCAGGCGTTCACTCTGGGGCAGC carries:
- a CDS encoding cytochrome P450, with protein sequence MTIASTPALEAAQALFSPQAITDPYPLYAQARALGRELGTDGLLHVPEWNMTLVFSHEVASAVFRSPAALSGQGFAGESETAFPEAMRVLRPMMLFHNGPSHTRLRSLAQAAFTPRVVAQQRELVQTRLDRLLKAAAEKPDFDAVEDLAVPLPVGVITEMLGLSGDDEAKFRQWSGSIAELLGGNNESDVMERVEADAIEMRRYFRGLADELRARPQPGLLSAMAGVEDGGERLSSDELLANAVLLLAAGHETTTNLIASGILTLARQPDAWNALTQNPDLAPGMTEELLRVTSPVQRTGRGLAQDLVVGGQTLRAGSFAALIVAAANRDERVFSDPERLDPARPNTARHLAFASGPHYCLGASLARMEGELVFRTLAERFPAMQVPEQQVQYRPNFVLRGPLALRVQLGAQG
- the ispF gene encoding 2-C-methyl-D-erythritol 2,4-cyclodiphosphate synthase; translation: MSSVRIGYGEDAHRLEAGRELWLGGLKVPDAPVGAVAHSDGDAVLHAVADALLSGLALGDIGQYFPDTDPAHAGLDSRVILRRCLELVQERGYLPQNVALVVTLDRPKLGPLRQQIAQSVAALLALDEGAVGVSFKTSEGLAPAHVQVRVTVLLAAHD
- a CDS encoding tRNA (cytidine(34)-2'-O)-methyltransferase, producing MTEPAAPLPLLHVVLFEPEKAGNVGNIARTCAVLGAQLHLIRPFGFHLSDRELRRAGMDYLEGVTLHEHANWTAFQRTLPAGARVWAFSTHATELHTRAGFVRGDYLLFGPESRGLPVWLRDALPKLKLPQPGGGRSLNLSVAAGVAAFEAGRQIEGW
- a CDS encoding glycoside hydrolase family 10 protein, translated to MPRFRSRLLLTASCLLLSSAASQETEPAPAVSVPVQVPALPPEPAPSQPAPGVPVQPDLAASPAEPAAPAASKLRGLWMDAFGPGLKTPEQVQQAVDDAAALGVNALFVQAIRRADCLCRLGSVPPAADIAPNFDPLAQIIQLAHARGIRVLAWYSVTGAWNVTLPSAGKTQVFAQHGPDAGGTSWLARRSDGTWRDNSDAWLDPGIPGAADYMATSALNLVKHYDLDGLQLDRIRYPDGGDWGYSPVTLARYRSETGQKGTPAPGDVRWKTWKRDQVTALTRRIVLEARAVRPGLLISAATIVYGDGPADRAAFQNTRTYAEVLQDWPGWMQEGLLDVNVMMNYKRDGVNGQEGWFDRWNAFAESVKQGDEEVAAGTAMYLNAPGVTAAQAARATAQGLGWVGYSYRTPTAGVYSAAQTQPQGFTTLKAALTAPGAVLGQPLAWTMAAPVRHGLLGRVVGALQAGGLRVSAYDAAGTLLATTTTDANGYYGFADLSQAGSGKVEVRALDQRWAQVLGTGVTRFPNLLVRAVVRVGSGQ
- a CDS encoding phosphoribosyltransferase family protein is translated as MNTFEVQVGSVKRVLPIVEVAPGVSIALFNMLGDTEVTEAAGAELARLLPADIDVLVTPEVKALSLAHVLSRESGKPYIVIRKTQKPYMVSPVAREVISITTGKPQLLVLDGMDVEKIRGKKVAIVDDVVSSGGTLASLRQIIEGVGGEVAAVVAVFTEGQERPEVTALGHLPLFK